From a region of the Gossypium raimondii isolate GPD5lz chromosome 10, ASM2569854v1, whole genome shotgun sequence genome:
- the LOC105784816 gene encoding trans-resveratrol di-O-methyltransferase: MNMGNANGEHAIEALQAQAHIWRHAFNFVSFMSLKCALDLGILDIIHDHGKPMTITELVSALQMLNPAKACDIYRLMRILVHSDFFARQKLDNDAQEEGYVLTNSSRILLKNNPFCITPTLKATMDPIITKPWSFLGTWFQNDDHTPFATAYGKTLWDYFTHDPQLKDLINDGLPSDSQLVTSVLVDNCKGAFEGLDSLVDVGGGTGTTAKAIADTFPLMECTVFDLPNIVAGLQGSKNLKYVGGNMFEAFPVADAILLKKVLHDWNDEGCLTILKRCKEAISSQDKVGRKLIIIDMVVRENEQVNDEASSLTKTQLFFDMFMLVLVAGKERREEEWAKLFLEAGFSYYKITTIVGLTSLIEVYP, encoded by the exons ATGAATATGGGCAATGCTAATGGGGAGCATGCTATTGAGGCACTCCAAGCACAAGCTCACATTTGGAGACATGCTTTCAACTTCGTAAGCTTCATGTCTCTAAAATGTGCACTTGATTTAGGCATCCTTGATATCATTCATGATCATGGCAAGCCCATGACTATTACGGAGCTGGTTTCTGCGCTACAGATGCTCAACCCTGCTAAAGCATGCGACATTTATAGGCTCATGCGCATTCTAGTTCACTCGGACTTCTTTGCGCGCCAAAAGTTAGACAATGATGCTCAAGAAGaa GATATGTTCTTACCAACTCTTCTCGTATTTTGCTCAAGAATAATCCCTTCTGCATAACGCCTACTTTGAAGGCTACAATGGATCCTATTATAACAAAGCCTTGGAGTTTTCTAGGGACCTGGTTCCAAAATGACGATCATACTCCATTTGCTACTGCATATGGGAAGACATTGTGGGACTATTTTACCCATGATCCTCAGCTAAAAGATTTGATAAATGATGGCTTACCTAGTGATTCTCAATTGGTTACTAGTGTTCTAGTTGACAACTGTAAAGGGGCATTTGAGGGATTGGACTCCCTTGTAGATGTTGGGGGTGGCACAGGAACTACGGCCAAGGCCATTGCTGATACATTTCCACTCATGGAGTGCACTGTGTTTGATCTTCCTAATATTGTTGCTGGCTTGCAAGGGAGTAAGAACTTGAAATATGTTGGAGGCAACATGTTTGAGGCATTTCCAGTAGCAGACGCAATTTTATTAAAG AAGGTATTGCACGATTGGAATGATGAAGGATGCTTGACAATTTTGAAGCGATGTAAAGAGGCCATTTCAAGCCAAGACAAGGTAGGAAGAAAGTTGATCATAATTGACATGGTTGTGAGGGAGAATGAGCAAGTGAATGATGAAGCCTCAAGCTTAACTAAAACACAACTCTTTTTTGACATGTTCATGTTGGTATTGGTGGCTGGAAAAGAGAGGCGGGAAGAAGAATGGGCTAAACTATTTTTAGAAGCTGGTTTTAgttattacaaaattacaacTATTGTGGGTTTGACATCTCTCATTGAGGTTTACCCCTGA
- the LOC105784815 gene encoding trans-resveratrol di-O-methyltransferase, which produces MYSGQVHALRTDAILKTNKTSANREDAIEALQAQAHIWRHAFNFVSFMSLKCALDLGILDIIHDHGKPMTITELVAALQMLNPAKACDIYRLMRILVHSAFFARQKLDTDAQEEGYVLTNSSRILLKNNPFCVTPTLKATMDPIITKPWSFLGTWFQNDDHTPFATAYGKTLWGYFTHDPQLKDLINDGLPSDSQLVTSVLVDKCKGAFEGLNSLVDVGGGTGTTAKAIADTFPLMECTVFDLPNIVAGLQGSKNLKYVGGNMFEAFPTGDAILLKKVLHDWNDEGCLTILKRCKEAISSQDTVGRKLIIIDMVVRENKQVNDEASSLTKTQLFFDMLMLVLVAGKERREEEWAKLFLAAGFSSFKITPIVGLTSLIEVYP; this is translated from the exons ATGTATAGCGGTCAG GTCCATGCTCTCAGGACTGATGCC ATCTTAAAAACAAACAAGACGTCAGCTAATAGGGAGGATGCTATTGAGGCACTCCAAGCACAAGCTCACATTTGGAGACATGCTTTCAACTTCGTAAGCTTCATGTCTCTAAAATGTGCACTTGATTTAGGCATCCTTGATATCATTCATGATCATGGCAAGCCCATGACTATTACCGAGCTGGTTGCTGCGCTACAGATGCTCAACCCTGCTAAAGCATGTGACATTTATAGGCTCATGCGCATTCTAGTTCACTCGGCCTTCTTTGCACGCCAAAAGCTAGACACTGATGCTCAAGAAGAAGGATATGTTCTTACCAACTCTTCTCGTATTTTGCTCAAGAATAATCCCTTCTGCGTAACGCCTACTTTGAAGGCTACAATGGATCCTATTATAACAAAGCCTTGGAGTTTTCTAGGGACCTGGTTCCAAAATGATGATCATACTCCATTTGCTACTGCATATGGGAAGACATTGTGGGGCTATTTTACCCATGACCCTCAGCTAAAAGATTTGATAAATGATGGCTTACCTAGTGATTCTCAATTGGTTACTAGTGTTCTAGTTGACAAGTGTAAAGGGGCATTTGAGGGATTGAACTCCCTCGTAGATGTTGGGGGTGGCACAGGAACTACGGCCAAGGCCATTGCTGATACATTTCCACTCATGGAGTGCACTGTGTTTGATCTTCCTAATATTGTTGCTGGCTTGCAAGGGAGTAAGAACTTGAAATATGTTGGAGGCAACATGTTTGAGGCATTTCCAACAGGAGACGCAATTTTATTAAAG AAGGTATTGCACGATTGGAATGATGAAGGATGCTTGACAATTTTGAAGCGATGTAAAGAGGCCATTTCAAGCCAAGACACGGTAGGAAGAAAGTTGATCATAATTGACATGGTTGTGAGGGAGAATAAGCAAGTGAATGATGAAGCCTCAAGCTTAACTAAAACACAACTCTTTTTCGACATGTTGATGTTGGTATTGGTGGCTGGAAAAGAGAGGCGGGAAGAAGAATGGGCTAAACTATTTTTAGCAGCTGGTTTTAGTTCTTTCAAAATTACTCCTATTGTGGGTTTGACATCTCTCATTGAGGTTTACCCCTGA